The Xenorhabdus doucetiae genome has a window encoding:
- a CDS encoding Asd/ArgC dimerization domain-containing protein codes for MINTDTIFISAVNGTSGAGNHYKKELLHYNQFGNMLAYSLNGHRHTDEIENIIKETTGKQANISLITSHGNFVRGIFMVQAMKLNTEITHDRLQILKYLQSYYQSNEFVSIIGLNRGSQGIEKDYSIYPQLTKVIGSNSCHISIDIVPKTGELRIVSVIDNLVKGAAGTAIQNMNLMLNIKESTGLTRYGL; via the coding sequence ATAATAAATACCGACACAATTTTTATTAGTGCCGTTAACGGGACTTCAGGAGCTGGAAACCATTACAAAAAAGAATTACTTCATTATAATCAGTTTGGCAACATGCTGGCCTATTCCCTCAATGGCCATCGCCATACTGATGAAATAGAAAATATTATTAAAGAGACCACAGGAAAACAGGCAAATATTTCCTTAATCACTTCACATGGAAATTTTGTTAGAGGTATTTTCATGGTACAAGCCATGAAGTTGAATACGGAAATAACACATGACAGACTACAGATTCTGAAATATTTACAATCCTATTATCAATCAAATGAGTTTGTGTCTATTATTGGGTTAAATCGAGGTTCTCAAGGTATTGAAAAAGATTACAGCATTTATCCTCAACTTACTAAAGTCATTGGTTCAAACTCCTGCCATATATCTATTGATATCGTTCCAAAAACTGGTGAATTACGTATTGTCAGCGTCATCGATAATTTAGTCAAAGGTGCAGCAGGAACTGCCATTCAAAATATGAATCTTATGCTAAACATCAAAGAATCCACAGGATTAACACGCTATGGCCTCTAA
- a CDS encoding IS630 family transposase, whose translation MLILPPTSRNERRQMKKVVQKTTDKNYAHRIMGILWLCQGEPVSQVADKLCCAESSVWRWIKRFRELGWMGLLSLPAGRHTRWHLTPLWPFLSYLLEHSPQQFGYLGSRWSLAFFVFLIKRLLNITLSMSKLYRYFRQQGIVWRKGAPTVKLPDPEYEEKMARITEALSRASEKHPVVYEDEVDIHLNPKIGAGWYFKGQQKRINTPGKNQKYYVAGCLDVRTNKIVFTGYMKKSAQLFINTLEELKRQYRHAETLTVILDNYIIHKSKSVKAWLRQNPSVTLLFLPVYSPWLNKIERLWQSLHETVTRNHGCQFMWQLIKNVKIFLKTASGKKTLKGIRNIRVSAL comes from the coding sequence ATGCTTATCTTACCACCAACCTCCCGAAATGAACGGCGCCAGATGAAAAAAGTCGTTCAAAAAACCACAGATAAAAATTATGCCCACCGGATCATGGGCATACTCTGGTTATGCCAAGGAGAGCCGGTCTCCCAAGTGGCCGATAAACTGTGTTGCGCTGAGTCTTCTGTCTGGCGCTGGATTAAGCGGTTTAGGGAGCTGGGATGGATGGGGTTACTCAGTTTACCGGCAGGCCGCCATACCCGATGGCATTTAACCCCACTTTGGCCTTTTCTGTCTTATCTATTGGAACATTCTCCCCAACAGTTCGGTTATCTCGGTTCCCGATGGAGCCTGGCCTTTTTTGTATTTTTAATCAAAAGGTTACTTAATATCACCCTTTCAATGAGCAAACTTTACCGTTATTTCCGTCAACAAGGGATTGTCTGGAGAAAAGGGGCCCCGACAGTCAAGTTACCCGATCCGGAATATGAAGAAAAAATGGCCCGCATTACCGAAGCGCTTTCCCGGGCGTCAGAGAAACATCCTGTTGTTTATGAAGATGAAGTGGATATTCACTTGAACCCGAAAATCGGGGCGGGCTGGTATTTTAAAGGCCAGCAAAAACGCATTAATACGCCGGGTAAAAATCAAAAATACTACGTTGCGGGTTGTCTTGATGTCCGGACCAACAAAATTGTTTTTACGGGTTACATGAAGAAAAGCGCTCAATTATTTATCAATACGTTAGAAGAATTAAAACGCCAATATCGTCACGCAGAAACGCTCACCGTGATTTTAGACAACTACATTATTCATAAAAGTAAGTCAGTAAAAGCGTGGTTACGACAGAATCCAAGCGTGACACTTTTATTCCTTCCGGTTTATTCGCCCTGGTTGAACAAAATAGAGCGGTTATGGCAATCGTTACATGAAACGGTTACCCGTAATCATGGTTGCCAATTTATGTGGCAACTGATTAAAAATGTGAAAATTTTTTTAAAAACGGCGTCAGGAAAAAAGACGTTGAAAGGAATCAGAAATATCAGAGTCTCAGCATTATGA
- a CDS encoding zinc-dependent alcohol dehydrogenase, with protein sequence MNYSLICMKKGYQFYQKESPLELKPDFLLLEIQQATICGSDYMVLHGNHPYKQYPAILGHEFVGKIINTNSTSRFKEKQFVTALSYGYCGHCKFCQIKRYNHCLKKITYNTAGSGGAFSKHMVVHHSSLVPLPDNSDSDSHLFVLAEPLSIVIHALNKVSIVPTTKILIIGAGAIGQLSALVCQETYSAYEIIFVEKNPARRDFVAGLGFITIDDYSALTENHFDIMIVAGGNQLNFSQILNLMAIGSTILLISYFDTISQFDMNVIVRKELKVSGSFLSTPGDLQQAVGMLNSATTMHSQLEKIITIKIHFNELKDYMLNGNSNGKVLIESIGNLE encoded by the coding sequence ATGAATTATTCTTTAATATGCATGAAAAAAGGCTATCAATTTTATCAGAAAGAATCTCCATTGGAACTCAAACCTGATTTTTTATTACTGGAAATTCAACAAGCAACTATTTGTGGTTCAGATTATATGGTTCTCCACGGAAATCACCCTTACAAACAATATCCAGCTATTCTTGGTCATGAGTTTGTTGGAAAAATAATAAATACCAACAGTACTTCAAGATTCAAAGAAAAACAATTTGTCACAGCACTATCTTATGGTTATTGTGGTCATTGTAAATTCTGTCAGATTAAACGTTATAACCACTGTTTAAAAAAGATCACTTATAATACTGCCGGTAGCGGTGGAGCATTTTCTAAACATATGGTTGTTCATCATAGTTCATTAGTGCCTCTTCCTGATAATTCGGATTCAGATTCACATTTATTCGTTCTCGCTGAACCTCTCAGCATTGTTATACATGCACTTAACAAAGTTAGCATTGTTCCTACGACAAAAATACTAATTATTGGTGCAGGAGCAATAGGTCAGCTAAGTGCCCTTGTCTGCCAAGAAACTTACAGTGCCTATGAGATAATTTTCGTAGAAAAAAATCCGGCCAGACGGGATTTTGTTGCCGGACTTGGATTCATCACAATTGATGACTACTCTGCATTAACAGAAAATCATTTTGATATAATGATTGTCGCAGGGGGAAATCAATTGAATTTCAGCCAAATTCTCAATCTAATGGCCATTGGCAGCACGATATTGTTAATTTCTTATTTTGACACTATTAGCCAATTTGACATGAATGTTATTGTACGCAAGGAATTAAAAGTCAGTGGTTCATTCCTAAGTACCCCCGGTGATTTACAGCAAGCTGTTGGTATGCTGAATAGCGCTACAACCATGCACTCACAGTTAGAAAAAATAATTACTATCAAAATTCATTTCAATGAACTTAAAGATTACATGCTCAATGGAAATTCAAACGGAAAAGTATTAATCGAGTCAATAGGAAATTTAGAATGA
- a CDS encoding iron-containing alcohol dehydrogenase gives MNTISKNNFGISFSLPTKIILERHSLEKLFLYLKENKLTKTLLIISQGALERSPILMKLFKKINTITEIKIIPYIIKSHTKASTEELLRIKKRLSCENFDSLISVGGGNILDLGKAASICIDESVQFATLVGSTFEHVNKKLFHIAVPTTFGTGSEVTKGAIILDSSNGNKDGIRGTAIFPDIALIDSTLGHTLPDNILCETIFDSFTHAFEAIQAVKQNRFIELLALESLSLVNNVVDKYSKGNIDDQFYDDIAYIALLGGICVCHNSTCLPHRFEQALSPIYKLSHGAGLAAFYPEWIKFLIEHHVEKPLPNDITQGMPLNEYVEKILIKLKLNTLIDTLKTLDITPKNISKRIKGNITNDPLVNKIGNEAINSLAINYLGKR, from the coding sequence ATGAATACAATATCAAAAAACAATTTCGGCATATCATTTAGCTTGCCAACAAAAATAATTCTTGAAAGACACTCGTTAGAGAAATTATTCCTCTACCTCAAAGAAAATAAACTTACCAAAACATTATTAATTATCTCGCAAGGCGCATTAGAAAGATCACCAATCCTGATGAAATTATTTAAAAAAATCAACACAATAACAGAAATCAAAATAATTCCTTATATTATTAAAAGTCATACTAAAGCATCAACTGAAGAATTGCTAAGGATAAAAAAACGGTTATCCTGTGAAAATTTTGATTCCCTAATTTCGGTAGGTGGAGGCAACATCCTTGATTTAGGTAAAGCTGCTTCAATCTGTATCGATGAATCGGTACAATTTGCAACCTTAGTCGGTAGTACCTTTGAACACGTGAACAAAAAGTTATTTCATATCGCGGTTCCCACCACATTTGGAACAGGTTCAGAGGTAACCAAAGGAGCAATAATTCTAGACAGCAGCAATGGTAATAAAGATGGCATCCGAGGAACAGCTATTTTTCCAGACATTGCTCTGATTGACTCTACTTTGGGTCACACATTGCCTGATAATATTTTATGCGAAACGATATTCGATAGTTTTACTCATGCTTTTGAAGCCATTCAAGCCGTGAAACAAAACAGATTTATTGAATTACTTGCCTTAGAATCACTATCTTTAGTTAATAATGTTGTAGATAAATATTCAAAAGGCAATATTGACGATCAATTTTACGATGATATCGCCTATATTGCTTTACTAGGAGGCATCTGCGTCTGCCACAACAGTACTTGTTTACCTCATCGATTTGAACAAGCCTTATCTCCTATATATAAATTATCTCATGGTGCTGGTTTGGCCGCATTTTATCCAGAGTGGATCAAATTCTTGATTGAACACCATGTTGAAAAACCTTTACCAAACGATATCACGCAAGGTATGCCACTAAATGAATACGTTGAAAAAATACTCATTAAATTAAAATTAAATACCTTAATAGATACATTAAAAACGTTAGATATAACCCCAAAAAATATTTCAAAAAGGATAAAAGGCAATATTACCAATGATCCTTTAGTAAATAAAATAGGTAACGAGGCAATAAATTCATTGGCTATTAATTACTTAGGAAAAAGATAA
- the hpaC gene encoding 4-hydroxyphenylacetate 3-monooxygenase, reductase component, whose amino-acid sequence MSVENEHRLRFRDAMASLSAAVNIVTTDGLAGRCGITATAVCSVTDTPPTLMVCINRKSSMNPVFQENGHLCVNILNHEQELMARHFAGMTDVSMEERFNWDIWRTGVLGQPLLQGALANLEGRIEQVQEVGTHYVYLVEIKQIMVREEGHGLIYFKRGFHPVMDKTVATTV is encoded by the coding sequence ATGTCTGTAGAAAATGAACATCGCCTGCGTTTTAGGGATGCGATGGCAAGCCTATCCGCTGCGGTGAATATCGTCACCACGGATGGTCTTGCAGGGCGCTGCGGTATTACGGCAACGGCAGTATGCTCTGTGACTGATACGCCTCCGACTTTGATGGTCTGTATTAATCGCAAGAGCAGCATGAATCCGGTATTTCAGGAAAACGGTCATCTGTGTGTCAATATCCTGAATCATGAACAGGAATTGATGGCACGCCATTTCGCGGGCATGACGGATGTCAGCATGGAAGAGCGCTTCAATTGGGATATTTGGCGAACCGGTGTGCTGGGGCAACCCCTGCTGCAAGGAGCACTCGCCAATTTAGAGGGACGTATTGAGCAAGTACAGGAAGTGGGGACTCATTATGTCTATCTGGTAGAAATAAAACAGATTATGGTTCGTGAAGAAGGTCATGGGCTGATTTACTTTAAGCGTGGCTTTCATCCGGTGATGGATAAGACTGTAGCTACCACCGTTTAA
- the hpaB gene encoding 4-hydroxyphenylacetate 3-monooxygenase, oxygenase component, which produces MRLENLRADHKRPFTSKEYLRSLQDNREIYIYGERVKDVTTHPAFRNAAASIGQLYDALHAPETHDALCWDTDTGNDGYTHKFFRFATSTDDIRQQRDAIAEWSRLNYGWMGRSPDYKAAFCCSLGAYPEYYGQFADNARLWYKRIQESCIYFNHAIVNPPIDRHKPADQVKDVFIKIEKETDAGIIVSGAKVVATNSALTHYNFIGFGSAQVIGDNPDFALMFVAPMDADGVKLISRASYELVAGATGTPFDYPLSSRFDENDAILVMDKVLIPWENVLIYRDFDRARNWAVQSGFARLFPMQACVRLAVKLDFITALLQKSLECTGVVEFRGVQADLGEVVAWRNLFWSLTDAMWAEAKPWENGAYLPDTQAIQTYRVMAPMAYTKIKNIIESNVTSGLIYLPSSVRDMNNPEINQYLEKYVRGSNGIDHVERIKILKLMWDAIGSEFGGRHELYEINYAGSQDEIRLQCLRHAYGSGNMKKMTELVDRCLSDYDLNGWTRPHLHNNRDINLLDKLLK; this is translated from the coding sequence ATGAGACTAGAAAATTTGCGGGCTGACCATAAACGCCCATTTACCAGTAAAGAATATTTGCGTTCACTTCAGGATAACCGTGAAATTTACATCTATGGTGAACGCGTCAAAGATGTGACAACCCACCCGGCTTTCCGCAATGCCGCAGCTTCAATTGGTCAACTGTATGATGCCCTTCATGCCCCGGAAACTCACGATGCCCTCTGTTGGGATACCGATACCGGTAATGATGGCTACACCCACAAATTTTTCCGTTTCGCCACCAGCACAGATGACATCCGCCAACAGCGCGACGCCATTGCGGAATGGTCACGCCTGAACTATGGCTGGATGGGACGCTCACCCGATTATAAAGCAGCATTCTGTTGCTCACTGGGTGCCTATCCTGAATATTATGGACAATTCGCTGACAATGCCCGCCTCTGGTATAAACGCATTCAGGAAAGCTGCATCTATTTCAACCATGCGATTGTTAATCCACCGATTGATCGCCATAAACCCGCCGATCAGGTCAAGGATGTCTTTATCAAGATAGAAAAAGAGACCGATGCCGGCATTATTGTCAGCGGCGCCAAAGTCGTCGCCACCAATTCGGCCCTGACTCACTATAATTTCATCGGTTTTGGCTCTGCGCAGGTGATTGGGGATAATCCTGATTTTGCCCTGATGTTTGTTGCCCCCATGGACGCCGATGGCGTGAAATTAATCTCCCGCGCCTCTTATGAATTGGTGGCCGGTGCGACCGGAACGCCTTTTGATTACCCCCTTTCCAGTCGGTTTGATGAAAATGACGCCATTCTGGTGATGGATAAAGTATTAATTCCATGGGAAAACGTGTTAATTTATCGCGATTTTGATCGCGCCCGCAATTGGGCGGTGCAAAGTGGTTTTGCGCGGCTATTTCCCATGCAAGCCTGCGTGCGCCTTGCGGTTAAACTGGATTTCATTACGGCGCTGCTGCAAAAAAGCCTTGAATGCACCGGCGTGGTGGAATTCCGTGGTGTTCAGGCCGATTTGGGCGAAGTGGTTGCGTGGCGCAATCTGTTCTGGTCATTGACCGATGCGATGTGGGCAGAAGCCAAGCCGTGGGAAAATGGGGCTTATTTGCCCGATACCCAAGCGATTCAAACGTATCGCGTGATGGCGCCCATGGCTTATACAAAAATCAAGAATATTATTGAAAGCAACGTCACCAGCGGCCTGATTTATTTGCCATCCAGCGTGCGTGATATGAATAATCCTGAAATCAATCAATATCTTGAAAAGTATGTCCGTGGCTCTAACGGTATTGACCACGTAGAGCGCATCAAAATTTTGAAATTAATGTGGGATGCCATTGGCAGTGAGTTCGGCGGCCGCCATGAATTATACGAAATCAACTATGCCGGTAGTCAGGATGAAATTCGCCTGCAATGCCTGCGCCATGCCTATGGCTCCGGCAATATGAAAAAAATGACGGAATTGGTGGATCGCTGTCTCTCTGACTATGATTTGAATGGCTGGACCCGACCCCACCTGCACAATAACCGTGATATTAACCTGTTAGATAAGCTGCTGAAATAA
- the hpaA gene encoding 4-hydroxyphenylacetate catabolism regulatory protein HpaA has protein sequence MSASYTIKPIITNIDISKDYDETQGSDDVHYQTFGHMAAFFGRDMQAHRHDGFFQLHYLLTGRIELQLDEQHYSVQAPLFILTPPSVPHAFFTQEDTDGYVLTVRQELIAPLLSSLYPTHREWVDIPAICLSVAEKYDELDTFNHYWALIGRESANQFAGREQSLAFLAQSLFTFLLRSVPLDDHGSGGVKGELKLFQHFNQLVDQHYHQHLTVPEYAEKLGMTESRLKDMCRRFANRPPKKLIFDRLLREAKRLLLFSDSPVFAVAYQLGFKDPAYFTRFFNRLVGCSPSIWRERHEGGNK, from the coding sequence ATGTCTGCATCCTATACGATCAAACCCATCATCACCAATATCGATATCAGTAAGGATTATGATGAAACCCAAGGCTCGGATGATGTTCACTACCAAACTTTTGGCCACATGGCGGCATTTTTCGGGCGTGATATGCAGGCACATCGCCACGATGGTTTTTTCCAACTGCATTATCTACTGACCGGACGGATTGAACTGCAATTGGATGAACAGCACTATTCCGTGCAAGCCCCGCTGTTTATCCTGACTCCACCTTCTGTCCCCCATGCTTTTTTTACCCAGGAAGATACGGATGGTTATGTATTGACTGTCCGCCAGGAATTGATTGCACCCTTGCTCAGTTCACTTTATCCCACTCATCGAGAGTGGGTTGATATTCCGGCTATTTGTCTTTCTGTCGCGGAGAAATACGATGAATTGGACACCTTCAACCATTATTGGGCCTTGATCGGGCGTGAGTCTGCCAATCAATTTGCTGGACGTGAGCAATCACTGGCTTTTCTGGCTCAATCTTTGTTTACCTTCCTGCTGCGCAGTGTTCCCCTTGATGATCACGGTTCTGGTGGCGTCAAAGGAGAATTGAAACTGTTCCAGCATTTTAACCAATTGGTTGATCAACATTATCACCAGCATCTTACCGTGCCGGAATATGCGGAAAAATTGGGAATGACGGAATCACGCCTGAAAGACATGTGCCGGCGTTTTGCCAATCGTCCACCGAAAAAACTGATCTTTGACCGGCTCCTGCGAGAAGCAAAACGATTATTATTGTTTAGTGACAGCCCCGTATTTGCAGTAGCCTATCAGCTTGGGTTTAAAGATCCTGCCTACTTTACCCGGTTTTTTAACCGATTAGTGGGATGTTCTCCGAGTATTTGGCGGGAGAGGCATGAAGGAGGGAATAAATAG
- the hpaX gene encoding 4-hydroxyphenylacetate permease: MSLLPDTLPKSDNTPHQPNKLTAQQQSVINKLFRRLILFLFVLFVFSFLDRINIGFAGLTMGKDLGLTSTMFGLAATLFYATYVIFGIPSNVMLSIVGARRWIATIMVLWGIASTATLFATGPTSLYILRMLVGVAEAGFLPGILVYLTYWFPAYYRARANALFMIAMPVTMAFGSLISGYILAMDGIWNLRGWQWLFLLEGFPSVLLGFAVWFYLDDSPEKAKWLTREDKQCLQAMLDNDKLSVLPPNELQHQQQPQKRRLWREVFTPIVLMYTFAYFCLTNTLSAINIWTPQIMQSFNQGSSHVTVGILTAIPQFCTIVGMVYWSRRSDRLQERKMHTALPYLFAAAGWMLTSLTDNSMVQLLGIIMASTGSFTAMAVFWTTPDQSISLRARAVGIAVINATGNVGSAVSPLLIGWLKDQTGDFNAGLYFVAGLLVIGALMVFLIPMKPPQITRK; encoded by the coding sequence ATGAGCCTGTTACCTGACACCCTCCCAAAATCAGACAATACGCCTCATCAACCTAACAAGCTGACCGCCCAGCAGCAAAGTGTCATCAATAAGTTATTCCGCCGCCTGATCCTGTTTCTTTTTGTCCTGTTCGTTTTCTCTTTTCTGGATCGCATCAATATTGGCTTTGCCGGTTTGACGATGGGAAAAGATCTCGGTTTAACCTCCACCATGTTTGGTCTGGCCGCGACGCTGTTTTATGCGACTTACGTCATTTTCGGCATTCCCAGCAATGTCATGTTGAGTATTGTGGGAGCACGGCGCTGGATCGCGACCATCATGGTGTTATGGGGGATCGCTTCCACCGCCACCCTGTTTGCCACCGGGCCTACAAGCCTGTATATCTTGCGTATGCTGGTCGGGGTTGCGGAAGCCGGTTTTTTACCGGGGATTTTGGTTTACCTGACTTATTGGTTTCCGGCCTATTATCGTGCGCGTGCCAATGCACTGTTTATGATCGCCATGCCCGTCACGATGGCATTCGGTTCGCTGATTTCCGGTTATATTCTGGCAATGGATGGCATCTGGAATTTGCGTGGCTGGCAGTGGTTGTTTTTGCTGGAAGGCTTCCCTTCTGTTTTGCTCGGTTTTGCGGTCTGGTTTTATCTGGATGATTCACCGGAAAAAGCCAAGTGGCTGACGCGTGAAGATAAGCAATGCCTGCAAGCGATGCTAGACAACGATAAGCTTTCTGTCCTGCCGCCCAATGAGCTTCAACATCAGCAACAACCACAAAAAAGACGCTTATGGCGTGAAGTTTTTACCCCGATTGTCTTAATGTACACTTTCGCTTATTTCTGCCTGACCAATACCCTGAGTGCCATTAATATCTGGACGCCACAGATTATGCAGAGTTTCAATCAAGGCAGCAGCCATGTCACTGTCGGTATTTTGACGGCCATTCCACAATTCTGCACGATTGTGGGCATGGTTTACTGGAGCCGCCGCTCAGACCGTCTGCAAGAACGCAAGATGCACACCGCCCTGCCCTATTTGTTTGCCGCCGCCGGCTGGATGTTAACGTCGCTGACCGATAACAGCATGGTACAACTGCTGGGGATCATCATGGCGTCCACCGGATCGTTTACGGCGATGGCTGTGTTTTGGACAACACCGGATCAATCGATCAGCCTGCGCGCCCGCGCCGTGGGGATCGCTGTGATCAATGCCACCGGCAATGTGGGATCGGCCGTCAGCCCGCTGTTAATCGGTTGGTTGAAAGATCAAACGGGGGATTTTAACGCCGGGCTTTATTTCGTCGCCGGACTGTTGGTCATTGGTGCACTGATGGTTTTTCTGATCCCGATGAAACCGCCACAGATAACCCGTAAATAA
- the hpaI gene encoding 4-hydroxy-2-oxoheptanedioate aldolase, whose amino-acid sequence MDQLTNKFKHALQAGPPQIGLWLGLCSGYSAEILAGTGFDWLLIDGEHAPNDITSTLAQLQAIAPYPSQPVVRPAWNDPVITKQLLDIGAQTLLFPMIQNAAQAREAVRATRYPPAGIRGVGSALARASRWNRIPDYLSRANNEICVLVQVETREALQNLAEIAAVEGVDGVFIGPADLSADMGYIGNPQHPEVQAAIEQAIAQIQSFGKAAGILMTDTDAAQHYLNLGARFVAVGVDTILLTGTANTLAKRFGK is encoded by the coding sequence ATGGATCAACTAACGAATAAATTTAAACATGCCCTGCAAGCTGGACCGCCACAAATCGGATTATGGCTTGGGCTATGCAGCGGGTATAGCGCGGAAATACTGGCAGGAACGGGATTTGACTGGCTGTTGATTGATGGTGAACATGCGCCCAATGATATTACCAGCACGCTTGCCCAATTACAGGCTATTGCCCCCTATCCAAGCCAGCCGGTCGTTCGCCCGGCGTGGAATGATCCGGTGATCACCAAACAGTTGTTGGATATTGGTGCTCAAACGTTATTGTTCCCGATGATTCAAAATGCGGCGCAAGCACGTGAAGCGGTCAGGGCGACTCGTTATCCTCCCGCCGGTATTCGTGGCGTGGGCAGTGCCTTAGCACGCGCTTCCCGCTGGAACCGCATTCCTGACTATCTGTCCCGCGCCAATAATGAAATCTGTGTACTGGTTCAGGTCGAAACCCGTGAGGCCCTGCAAAACTTGGCGGAAATAGCGGCTGTCGAAGGCGTCGATGGCGTGTTTATCGGCCCGGCCGATCTCAGTGCCGATATGGGTTACATCGGCAACCCGCAACACCCTGAAGTTCAGGCGGCCATTGAACAGGCCATCGCTCAGATCCAATCTTTCGGCAAGGCCGCTGGTATTTTGATGACCGACACTGATGCCGCTCAACATTATCTCAATCTGGGTGCACGGTTCGTTGCAGTAGGGGTTGATACCATTTTATTGACCGGAACCGCCAATACTTTGGCAAAGCGTTTCGGTAAATAA
- the hpaH gene encoding 2-oxo-hept-4-ene-1,7-dioate hydratase: protein MLQQDVISQVARRLHLAEKNRQQIRQISLDYPEITIEDAYAIQREWVDLKIREGRILKGHKIGLTSKAMQASSQINEPDYGALLDDMFFQDGGTIPCERFIVPRIEVELAFVLAKPLRGPNCTLFDVYNATDYVMPALELIDARCHNLDPETQRPRKVFDTISDNAANAGVIMGGRPIKPDERDLRWVSALLYRNGVIEESGVAAAVLNHPANGVAWLANKLAPHDVQLEAGQIILAGSFTRPIPARKGDTFHVDYGVLGSISCHFC, encoded by the coding sequence ATGCTACAGCAAGACGTCATCTCACAGGTTGCACGCCGTTTACATCTGGCGGAGAAGAACCGTCAACAGATCCGCCAAATCTCACTGGATTATCCAGAGATCACCATTGAGGATGCTTACGCCATTCAACGTGAGTGGGTGGATTTGAAAATCAGGGAGGGCCGGATTCTCAAGGGACACAAAATTGGCCTGACATCGAAAGCCATGCAAGCCAGTTCACAGATTAATGAACCGGATTATGGTGCCCTGCTGGATGATATGTTTTTTCAAGACGGCGGTACTATCCCTTGCGAGCGCTTTATTGTGCCACGCATTGAGGTCGAACTGGCTTTTGTGCTGGCAAAGCCCCTACGTGGCCCAAACTGTACGCTGTTTGATGTTTATAACGCGACAGATTATGTCATGCCGGCACTGGAGCTGATTGATGCCCGCTGTCATAACCTCGATCCCGAAACCCAGCGTCCACGCAAGGTATTCGATACAATTTCTGACAATGCCGCCAATGCCGGCGTGATTATGGGCGGCCGGCCGATCAAGCCGGATGAACGGGATCTGCGTTGGGTCAGTGCCCTGCTTTACCGCAACGGTGTGATTGAAGAATCCGGCGTGGCAGCGGCGGTGCTGAATCATCCCGCCAATGGCGTGGCGTGGCTTGCCAATAAACTGGCACCCCATGATGTTCAACTTGAAGCAGGCCAGATTATCCTGGCCGGCTCTTTTACCCGCCCGATCCCCGCCCGTAAAGGGGATACCTTTCATGTGGATTACGGCGTGTTAGGTTCAATTAGCTGTCACTTTTGTTGA